The genome window AGACGATGCTGACCGAGATCATGTCCATGGGCTACGAGCGCGAGCGGGTGGTGGCCGCGCTGCGCGCCAGCTACAACAACCCCCACCGCGCCGTCGAGTACCTGCTGACGGTgagcgggggccgggggggctgcgggggggggggctgcgggggggtgCGGGACCCCCCCGACCTCCCCCTcaccctctgtgccccccccccagggcatcCCCGGGAGCCCCGAGCCCGAGCGGCCGCCGGTGCAGGAGAGCCGCCCCCTGGAGCAGCCCCCGCCTGAAGGTcggtgggggcggggcctctgCGGGACACGCCCCTAGTGGGAGGGGTCAGgtgtggccacgccccctgaTGGGTGTGGGTGGGCAGAGCCAGGGGCGGGGCTTCTCCGTTTATGGGGTGGGGTTAGTGGGCGGGGGGGTGTGGCCTGGagggaagccccgccccctcccgggAAGCTCCGCCCCCTCCTGGGGAAGCTCCGCCCCCCCTCCTTTGGGGTGGGCAGCTCATTGTGCAGGGGTGCGGCTTACCGCTGCCCCCACCCCTTTATGGGCGTGTCTCGGCtaaagggggcgtggtcagtGCTGAGGTGGGCGTGGCCTGcacaggccccgcccccacgcCCCACCCCCTtgccccaccccccccagggGAGAACCCGCTGGAGTTCCTGCGGGAGCAGCCGCAGTTCCAGAACATGCGGCAGGTGATCCAGCAGAACCCGGCCCTGCTGCccgccctgctccagcagctgggccaggagaacccccagctcctgcaggtaccgcgcccccccgccccgggacccccccaggcccccccccggggacccgcAGCTCACCcggccctcctcctccctccccagcaaatcagccagcaccaggagcagtTCATCCAGATGCTGAACGAGCCACTGGGGGAGCTGGGCGACCTCGAGGGCGAGATGGGTGCCATCGGGGACGAGTCCCCGCAGATGAACTACATCCAAGTGACGCCTCAGGAAAAAGAAGCCATAGAAAGGGtaagggggcgggggggcgcaTCAGTGGGGGGGGGCTAACGGGGGGGCCATCATCAGTAACGGGGGGGGGCCATCAGTAGGGCTAACGGGGGGCAGCCATCAGTAGGGACCAGAGTTAACGGGGGGGGCAGCCATCAGTAGGGGCCAGAGTTAACactgggagggagaggggaggctcCCAGTGCGTTTTGGAGCCCGACTTAGTGGCGATGGGGTACCGGGGAGCAGCAGTAGGAGCAGTAACAGGTACAATAAttagcaggaaaataaataattggtCAGAAACCTGATTTAAAGCGGGGTAACTGCTTCCCGGCCATCAGTAGGGACCAGGGTAAACACTCCGAAGCACAGCGCAGGCTGGGCCGCGCCCTGTTGTAGGGTTGCCGTCCTGCGGGGGCGAGCGGTAGCTCTGCgggagggtgggggggaggtgggggcatCAGCAGGGCCCAGAGTGaacgccccccctccccctttgcGCCCCCCCCAGTTGAAGGCGCTGGGCTTCCCCGAGAGCCTGGTGATCCAGGCCTACTTCGCCTGCGAGAAGAACGAGAACCTGGCGGCCAACTTCCTGCTCAGCCAGAACTTCGACGACGACTGAGATCgacgccgggggggggggccgggaacccccccacgccccccccaggggctgcaCAGCCTcgcccctgggggggggccgcggggaggggcgaggccgggaccccccccttgGGCCCCACCACGTCCCGAGGGAGGGGCAGCGAtgggtgcagcccccccccagggcccgcTCCGGACAAACGCttcctccctgtgcccccccctccccaaattcctccccccctccccaaattcccctcCCCCATTTGGccctggggggggagggcggccCTGcgggagattaaaaaaaaaaacaaaaaaaaaaaaaacagaacacaaaggAAACAGCTCGGGGAAAGAGATTAAACGCAGAATTTTAAACCCGGCCCGCGTGCGAGCGCCCAGagcttttgggggaaaaaggagagattttGGGGAAAGGAGGTGGCCTCTTGGGGGAAGAACGGGGCCTTTTGGGGAAGGAACGGGGCCTTTTGGGGGCGCTTTGGGCTGAGGGGGGGCAGTCAGCCCAGCGCCCCCcgagggattttggggggcaCACCCCCATCCCGCtcctgttttggggggggggttggggtctcCGTTTGGCGCTGCTACGGGGGGGCCTCTCCGGGAGCACCGGGGGGGCGTTGGGAGGCCGCGGCCTCGGCGGCGGCCAGGGCGCTGCGCGCGGCCTCCTCGCGCTCCTGCCGCCGCTGCCGCTTCTCGCGGCGCCGTTCCTCCCGCTCCAAGTCCTGCAGCAGCGCCTGCGCCCGGGGGTctccgggccgggggggggcccccaggCGCGCCCCCGCCTCCGCCAGCAGCCGCTGCCGCCGGGCGGCCTCCCGCAGCCTCCGCTCCCGCGCCTCCGCCCGCTCCTGCCGCCaggccgccaccgccgccggcATCGCCGCCAGGCTCCGCGCCACCAGCCGCTGCCTGCGGGGACGGACGGGaccgggggggtcgggggggacaccgggagctgccccccccccatacacacCCCCCGGCATCTGCCCCGCTGCTTCCTGACGGAACCCGAGGGGACTCCcggttgccccccccccccggtcccgtcTCCCCTCCCATCTGTCCCCGGTgtcgccgccccccccccaggtcccagCCCCCTCCGGTTCTCCCGGTACCCTCCCCCCATCCCTGGTCCCCCCCCACCAGTCCCAGCCCTCTGCGgtcctcccggtgcccccccggctcccccccctccccccaatcCCCGgttacccccccccctccggtcCCAGTCCTCTCCGGttctcccggtgccccccccccccagtctccGGTTCTCCCGGTGCCCCTCCCCCATCCCCGGCCCCCCCAATCCCCGGttctcccggtgcccccccccttcccgctACCTCCCAGCCCCGTCCCGGTCCCCACCTCTCCTCCCTCCGCCTCGCCTCCTCCCGCTCCCGCCGCTCCAGCTCCGCCTCCACGTCCCGCAGCGGCGGCTCCCACTCCCGCTCCTCCGCCTCCCGCtcccgcagctccccggggctgggccACAGCCGCTCCGGCGCGacccccgccgcctcccccagcctcccgaagcgccgcgccgccgcccgctgctCCTcggcccccggcggcggcggcgggggaaCCGCGCGGGGCCGCAGCGGAGGCGCCCGGTACGGCCGCACCGGGACCGCGGCCCGGGCCAGGCCCAGCGCCAGGCCCCGCAGAgtgggcgccgccatcttgtgcGGCGGGGCGGAAGTGGCGTCGGGCGGGAGGGAGAAGGGCGGAAGCGGGTGAAGGTGCGGGCGGAAGTGGGTGAAGGTGAGGGCGGAAGCGGGGccgggaggtggggggggggcaggaagccggggggagggggggaggtgGAGAAGGGGGTGGTTGCaggcacgggggggggcccgggggggggggaactcaATATTTGGGGTGACCCCGGGGAGGGGCGATATTTGCAGggtgccgcgggggggggggcgatatTTGGGGTGacccgtgggggggggggcgaaatTTGGGGGAGGGGCAATAtatggggtgagggggggggcgaTATTTGGGGTGACCCGGGGGGGTGGcgaaattgggggggggggcaatataTGGGGTGACGGGGGGGCGATATTTGGGGTGACCCGGGGGGGTGGcgaaattgggggggggggcaatataTGGGGTGACGGGGGGGAAATTTGGGGTGACCGGGGGGGGGCGAAGATATTTGGGGTAGTGTTGGGGGGCCCCGATATTTGGGGTGACCGGGGGGGGCCCTCCCACACCGCCCCCAACGCgtgggcccccccgggggggttgGGCTCAggctcccctccccccccggcccccccccgggccctacAGCAgacgggggggggcggggccaccccccccctcctttggctcgagccgcggggccggggggggggccgggggggccctaATGGCTTCCAGGCCTCGGCAGGCGGTGAAAAACCGCCGCTAACCGGAGCCAAAATCCCCTGAAATCGCCCCAAACCTCCCCCGGGCCTCCCCTGCCGTGGGgacccggcccccccccgcccccccccgcggcctcaggtgtcgggggggggctgtgggaggggCTGGAAGGCAGCCGGGTTTTGGGGCAGTTTTGCCCGATTTTGGGGCCTCTGCGGTTCCCGCGCCGCTGCCTTTGTTCTTCCGGTGgctctgccctgggggggggcgtttgtgcccccccacccccccccaccccaggtcCTTCCTGCCCAGCCGTGTGtgtcctggggctggcaggTGGCATGTCGTGACATATCGTGGCGTGTCATGACGTATCGCGGCGTCACGACATATCGCAGCGTGTCCCAACATATTGCAGCATGTCACGACGTCCTGGCGTGTCACGACATATCGCTGGCGTGTCACGACATACCACTGCTGTGTCACGATATATCATGGCGTGTCCCGACGTCGTGGTGTGTCGCGACATATCACTGCTGTGTCACGATATATCACGGCGTGTCCCGACGTCGTGGTGTGTCACGACATATCGCTGCTGTGTCACGATATATCATGGCGTGTCCCGACGTCGTAGTGTGTCGCGACATATTGCGGCGTGTCGCAACGTATCGCATCGTTTCCTGACGTATCGTGGTGTGCCCCAACGTACCGCAGCACGTCACGACATCGTGGCATGTCCTGACGTATTGCGGCATGTCACGACGCGCGTCACCACGTGCTCCGTCTGCAGctgggtgtccccatgcccccccccccggggggggggggggggcaccctatTTTGGGCCACTTTCCCCCCTCGCCGTGCTCAGCCCCCCCCTGGCACTGCCAGGACTTTGTTTggaggtgcccccccccccatataggACCCCCACCCCCGTGACGTGGGCACGGGGGGACCGCATGACGTCACAGCCCCCCCCATGACGTCACCCCCCGATGTCACCCCCCCGGCGGTGgcggtgccgcccccccccggcagcgaAGGGGTGCCGGCGGCGGTGCCAGCGCTGGCACCGGGCGGTGACAGATGGCCGCAGCCGGAGGGACAGATGGGGGGGCACCGCCGTTGGCACCGTCACGGCACCGCCACGGTCCCGGCGCGGCGGTGCCGCTGTCACAACACCGCCACCGTCACGACATGGCACGGCCGCTGTCGGTGCGGTGCCGCCGGCACCTCGATGCCACTGCCACCGCGGTGCCCGTGTCACGGCCCCGCCCCTGTCGCGACATGTCGCTGTCCCCCCcactctgtgccccccccccccgccccgtgcccgtgGGGGCCCGGTCCCCCGAGGCGCCCCatcggagggggcgtggccaagcgcggagggggcgtggccccAGCtccggggggcgtggccaagcGCGGAGGGGCGTGGTCCCAGCtccggggggcgtggccaagcgcggagggggcgtggccgtACCGCGGGGTGGGGTCGAGAGGGCGTGGCCGAGGCgtggggtgggcggggcttggcgggtggcggtgggcggggcttgggggtgggcggggccggtgggcggggcctcggcgGCGCTTCCCGCCGGCAAAAGTGCGGCGGGCGCCGAACTTCGGCCAAACTttccccgcgccgccgccgccgcccggtcccggtcccggtcccggtcccggttcCCCGGTCCCGTGTCCCGGTCCCGGTCGCGGCCCCCCGGCCATGCCCCGCCGCGGCTGACACCGCCGCCATGTACTCCCCGTACTGCCTCACCCAGGTACGGGCCGCGAGCGGGGGGCCGGTGCCGGGGGTGGGCCGGTGCCGGGAGTACCGGGGGGGGCCGTCCGGTACCGAGGGGGGCCGTCCGTTAACGGGAAAGGCCGTCCgttaacgggggggggggccgtccGGTACCGGGAAGGGCCGTCCGGTACCGCGGGGGGCCGTCCGGTACCGGGGAGGGCCCGGGAGCCGCCCTAcggagggtttggggtttgctgCGCGTCTGCACCTCCctgaaaatgggggggggggggagcacggagccctcccctttccccccccatctccccggTGCTCGGTACCGGGGAGGCGGCGCTCCCGCTGGAAGCGCCCGGTAGCGgtggggggctcccgggggggtTGTGCCAGCTCCCGGGACCGGCGAAAAAGCGGCGGGgagtccccggggggggggccccgtcTGGTACCCGCGGTCCCGGTCCGGGCTCGGGGCTACCCCCGGTTCCGTCCGGTGCCCGCAGAGGGTCGGGGGGGCCCCGGGACCCCGCGCTGCGGCTCCCCGGGGCGGGTGaccgggggggctgctgcccgctGCCGCCGTCCCTGCTGCatgcccggtgccccccggtcCCGGTTGCctcccccccggtcccggttgcctcccccccggtcccggttGCCCCCCCCGGTCTGGCTTCGAGCGGGACAAGCAGCAGCCGCTCCCGGGGCATCCCCGCGCCAAGGaccggtcccggccccggtgctgcccggTGCGGAGCGGAGCGCCCCGGTGGCCGCGTACGGGGACCCCGCAggctcccggtgccgccgcGGTCCCCGGTTCCTGCAacgaggggggggcggggggggaaccGGAACCGGGGGTCCCTGTGCGGGGCAGGGGTGTCACCGCGCGGGGCCACCGCTTCTCGCCCCGGGGTGGGGGCGAAGGGAGGGGGGGATtggcctcgggggggggggggcacagtcGGGGGCACAAGTCCCCTTCTAAGGGGAGGGGCAGGGCAAAGGAGCGGGGGGAGGTCGGGGATCGGTGCCGTTGGGCCCCCCCCCGTAGGGTTCAGTCCTGGAGCTGCGTCCCTATAGTGGGGGGGCTctccccgggcccccccccttATTCTGGGGGCTGCATCGGGGGTGGCAGCGGCTCAggcagtccccccccccccgcgcagcCGGGGCTTGGCTGGgtttcgccccccccccccctccctttgcCCTTTTCTCCCGCTTTTCGGGGCGGTTTTGGCGGCCGGTTGCGTCTGGGCGGGCGGCCAGCGGCGCTTCTCGCAGCTTCGGCGCCCGCCccgcacacgcgtgtgcacgcGCCAGCAGCCCAGCGTTGCACATGCGTGTGTGCCTCTGCCCGCGCGCGCCAGCGACATGCGTGTGCTGgcgcacacgtgtgtgtgtgtgcgggcACGCTGCGGGCGGGTGCTCACCTGGCGCGGGCACGgctgcacacgcgtgtgcacgtGCACGACGGCCTCGCGGGAACAATTGTGCCGTGCCCGCGCGCGTGCCCGCTGGTGCAGCACGCTCACATACATGTGCACGCCGGCCTTGTGTGCCTCCTGCACGTGTGTGCTTGCACACGTGTGTGCTCACGTACATGTGCACACCTGCACCCCGCTCTCCCGCCCCGCTTCCCTTTTTGAGGCGATTTCTGGGTGGTTTTGGGCCGCTGCCACCATCCCCTATAGCTCCGGCATCGGGCGCGCGCCAGGATCCGGCCGTGGCTGCTGCGGCACGGATAACGGCACGGGGAGCGGCACGTATAGCGGCACGTATAGCGGCACATATAGCGGCACAGATAGCGGCAGCTCCCGCTGCCGGGCCCCGTGGCTGCGCAGGCAGCCGGCGGCGCAGCGCTTGTCGGCGCTGGCGGCACCGATTGCCGTCCCCTATAGCGGCCGCACCGTGCGGCAGATCCTCAGCAGGGCCGTGCACGTCGCCGCCCCTATAGCAGGATAATAACGCCCGGCACGCTCCTTCCTATAGGAAACCCCCCCTGCGGGGCGCGCGACGCCCACGGGCGGTGATGGCACAAGGCGGTGGCGGTGCCGTCAGCTCCGTGGTGGCgctggggggggcgcggggtggCCCCcactgctctctgctccctgccccggcacacgGCGCGGGGTGGCATGGTGCCACCGCGCGTCTCCGGCCCTATAGGGCGTTCTGGCCGCCGTACAGCCCGGTGCGGGGCGCGCGCATGGACCGGAGCCGGCGGCAGCGAATGCCGTGGCCATTTTCTCTCGAAAACGCAGGAGGAAATTCAGAGCGGCCCCCCCGGATCTGTGCATCCACGCCCCCCGACATCAGCCCCCGTGGAAGGGCGCGATGTGGGGACCCCGATGCGTGGGGTGGGGGCCGCAGCCCCTATAGCGgcatgcgggggggggggctgtggagTGCGGCACCTATAGCACGGCGCCTGCTGCCCTATGGGGCCGCGCTGCCCGCAGCGGGGTGCGGCGCGTGGCCCGGTGGGGCGTGGGTGTAACGCACAGGACGCGTGGCACGTCTGTGGGAATAACGCCCGGCGTGCGTATGGGAATAACGCACGGCACGTCTGTGGGAATGGGAACAGCGCGTGGAGCACACGCAGGGCACGCGGCACACGTGACGGGTGCGGACGGTGCCGCCGTGGCACCGGCTGCGCCCTAACGCCTGCGCGTGCCGGGGACACGCGCGTGTGCCAGATGCGCCCGCGTGGAACCCGTCCACGCTTCCCCTCTGCGCGTGTGCAAGGCGCGTGCTTCGGCCCTCGTGCACGCGCGTGTGTGGTGCCTGCAggggtgtgcccccccccctccccaaatccgTGGGGCGTGCGGCACCCGCGTGTGGCAGGCATGGCAGGGCCACGCAACCGCCCCAGGCCCCGCGCGCGGCTGCGGTGCGGCTGATGCAATCGGTGCGGGATGGGCCCCCCCCCCTaaaatcccccccccgccacGTGCGAGGCCGTGCGAGGTGCccggggcggggtgggggcggCGACACGCGTGGGCGCCGCGCggtgccggggagggggggggacacagggccaGGCCGTGCGTGTGCCGCGTGTCCGTGCCGCGTGTGCCGAGCTgcgcgccccccaccccacgtCCCAGCCCCTtggccccccccaggcccccccccgcgcccccccccagcagcggggcccGTGGTGGCATCAATAATGGAGgagccctgggctgggctgggggggtcggggagggCCCTGAATTATTGATGGGCCACAAAAAGCTTTCTTGGCCGCCGCAGCaccgcggggcccccccggcccggggctggcaggaggccACGGGGATaacgggcgggggggggggggctcggggatggcgggggtgggggggggcagctgccggggTCCTGCGGTGCCAAACCTCACCGGCCCCGCGCTGCGGCACCGCCAGCCGCCGCGCCACGGCCCCGGCctcgccccgcgccccccagcccAGCGCTGCCGTCACCGGGCCCTCCACGTGGCCGCGGGCAGGCGATGTCCCCGCGGCCCCTCCCGGACGCCCCCCACCCGCCACCtgcgtccccccccctccccatgtgtccccccccctccccagcccgaCGCCTTCCCTCGAGGCCGCCGGCGGCTCCCGGCCTCGGAGCGGggtcccctcgtgtcccccccccggcccccgggcaGGGAGCGCCGGGGAAGGGTCTTGGCAGCCCCGGAGGAAggggccgcgggcggggggGATTTTTGGCGGCAAGTCTGGCTTTTTCGGGTTATTTTCTCTCGCGGCGAAGCCGAGGGGCCGAGgggggaggctgctggcagcggcGCGGGAGGGCGGGCGCTGCCGGGGctccgagggggggggggagttgaggggagaaagggggggggggggaagaaggctgcaaattttttatttttttttttgctttattttattatcccccccttttttttttctaccaccCCCCCGTTTTTTCGGCGGCGTCTCCTCCCCCTCCGCCGCAGCCGGGCGCTGGCGCTTTGCCGGGTGCTTACAGCTGCGGACGCGGCAACGTGGCTTCGCCCAAGACTGCAGCTCAATGCGGGGCCGCGCAGCCAATTGCAGcccggcagcgcggggccggaCCCCGCCGGGGGGACCCCGACCCCCCGGGGGGACCCCAACCCACCGGGGGACCCCGACCCACCGGGGCGCCCCGATCCCGTTACCGCCGGGCGCGAGGGCGCGGGCGTGCGGGCGGACCCGGCCGGGAGCCTCCAGATCCTTCCGTGGCCACCTGGCACGGCCCCGGGATGCAGGGGGACGGGcgagggggcgagggggggtcccaacaccttcccccccccgaTGGGGGTCCCGTGGCCGAGGTtcccccccgggaccctccGGTGCCACCCCGACGGCCGCCGTGGGGTGGCCGGGAGGGGACCGAGGTGGCCGGGAGGGGACCGAGCATCCCCGAGCACCTGGGGGCCCTTTGTCCTccggggggtgggggtctggggggggggggggcaggggtccccgcctccctcagcacccccggggccgccccgaggtggggagggggcttcggggaccccccccgggtgccccctCCTCGACGCACCCCCCCCGGCGCGGCCGCGCTGCTGTGGCTCGATTTGggctttgggaaggaaaaaaaaaataaaagaaaaaaataaaatgaataaaagtgtgtgggggggaacagaaggggctggggagcgCCCCCCAACCccgtgctgctgctttggggtgAAATTCGAGGGGTTTGGCGCTGGAGGAGGGCGAGGGCGCAGCCCCTGGGAGCCTCCCCCTGGCCTCGCTCCCGAAACTccccaatttttttcttttttcctctttctttttttttttcttttttttttttttttttatccttcgCACAGAGGGAATTAattaccgggggggggggggggggggggggggggcgggggtggaGCGGGGGGCATTGGCTCCGAGCTCCGCGtcggggatttgggggcagaaaCGGAGGTTTTGGGCCGTTCCGCGCCGCCGCGCGCAGGGGCCGCTCCGGGGCTGGGGAAAGCAGCCAAAATCCGGggcttttcccccaaaaaaagggcgtgccgaggggagcggggcccctggggcgggggggggggggcggggggtcgCGCGAGGAcgcggggccgagcccccccccccgccccccaaattCCCTGCCCGGGGGTCGCGTCCggcaccgcccccccccccacgcgtgTTTTGGGATccgagcccccccgcccccccatacagagcccccccgccccccccccggcacgtGCAGCCCACGCGTGGCCCCCTCTCGGaacccacgggggggggggggggcgcggggatCACGCGtggagccccccggcccccccgccccccgtgTCCCGTCCCCGAActccccgttcccccccccccccccggctccccccccccggccggtcCCGGCCggtcccgcccccccccgtcccggccAATGGGGCGGGCGC of Anser cygnoides isolate HZ-2024a breed goose chromosome 34, Taihu_goose_T2T_genome, whole genome shotgun sequence contains these proteins:
- the RAD23A gene encoding UV excision repair protein RAD23 homolog A, which produces MAVTVTLKTLQQQTFKIRMEPHETVRALKEKIEAEKGSDAFPVAGQKLIYAGKILSDEVPIREYRIDEKNFVVVMVTKAKAAALGTAAPEAAAAAASEPPPAPGPPPAADAVPPPPPAAPSEEPAPQDLPPLTVAEPAAGSVPPPGGAGRSADAASTLVTGSEYETMLTEIMSMGYERERVVAALRASYNNPHRAVEYLLTGIPGSPEPERPPVQESRPLEQPPPEGENPLEFLREQPQFQNMRQVIQQNPALLPALLQQLGQENPQLLQQISQHQEQFIQMLNEPLGELGDLEGEMGAIGDESPQMNYIQVTPQEKEAIERLKALGFPESLVIQAYFACEKNENLAANFLLSQNFDDD
- the GADD45GIP1 gene encoding large ribosomal subunit protein mL64, producing MAAPTLRGLALGLARAAVPVRPYRAPPLRPRAVPPPPPPGAEEQRAAARRFGRLGEAAGVAPERLWPSPGELREREAEEREWEPPLRDVEAELERREREEARRREERQRLVARSLAAMPAAVAAWRQERAEARERRLREAARRQRLLAEAGARLGAPPRPGDPRAQALLQDLEREERRREKRQRRQEREEAARSALAAAEAAASQRPPGAPGEAPP